One Salvelinus sp. IW2-2015 unplaced genomic scaffold, ASM291031v2 Un_scaffold6853, whole genome shotgun sequence genomic window carries:
- the LOC112079076 gene encoding extracellular matrix organizing protein FRAS1-like — protein MQFGEDGVQGEGEGGRAERLHRSNGRPDSGVLCPCFTRTMSAMVMDDFEERRNTDDSRIAFLKGEKVKNCTVHINDDSVFEPEEEFQVHLGTPLGDHWSGAMWELVTSSR, from the exons ATGCAGTTTGGAGAAGACGGCGTACAaggtgaaggagaaggagggCGTGCTGAACGTCTCCATCGTTCGAACGGGAGACCTGACAGTGGAGTCCTCTGTCCGTGCTTCACGCGCACCATGTCTGCCATGGTCATGGACGACttcgaggagaggaggaacacagACGACTCACGTATCGCCTTCCTCAAGGGAGAGAAG GTTAAAAACTGCACGGTGCACATCAATGACGACTCTGTGTTCGAGCCAGAGGAGGAGTTCCAGGTGCATCTTGGGACGCCGCTGGGGGACCACTGGAGCGGGGCCATGTGGGAGTTAGTGACATCGTCACGGTAA